Below is a window of Impatiens glandulifera chromosome 2, dImpGla2.1, whole genome shotgun sequence DNA.
TGATTCATTCCAACAATCTTGcaaggccttgtttggtttAAGAACCAAGTTAGTTTATTTATACATCTCTCCCAAAAATAGACATTTATGGCGAACTTGATGAAGATCACGAAAAAGCACCATAAGCATCTTAACAACCCATTCCCTTCTGCCCCATCTTCTCTCCCTTTCATCCAAGGAACCTTAAAATTCAATCTCCAATCTCTCGACAACAACCCTTCAAACATCCAAAACTATCCTATTGGAAACGATTTTCACTTAACATGTACGACATCATCCAACAATGTcggaggcggcggcggcggcggcggataCCTCTCTGTTTCACACCGATCTCATCCCTCCAAAATCCTCTGGTCAACTGTCCCCGGTCGAGCCTTTATAAACGCAGCCATTTCCGAAACAGAGGTAGAAGAAAGCAGAGGATCGTTCCTTGTCAGAGACAGAAAGCTTCATTTGGTCTGTGATCATCAAACCATCGACGATATAATGATGATTCATGATACGTCAGATGATCCAAACTTTTTATTTGGGTATTCGGGTATAGATCACAAGAATTCTCGATTCCCTGTTTTAGTCATAACAGGTAAAGTTTTCACTTTGAataagaagaacaagaagaagcagattcagtttTCTGATGAACACGAGGAGAGAAAAACCTCAGTTTCAGCTAGGTATTGGTTGTTCTTTGAACAAAAGGGGAAGAACAGCAATCAACTTGGTTTCCATGTAAAGCTTGGAAAGCCAGATTTCCGAATCAGTACTGTTTCCAACTTTTTTCCGTGGAAATTGAAGAGAATGCGTCGCCACGGGTGGTGGTGGAATGGGAAACAACGAAGATCATCGTCGGAGGAGAGTCTAAATCTGATGACCAActcgaagaaaaagaagaaagtgTGGCCTGAATTTAACAGGGTTTGTCTCACATATGTTAGTGAGAAGGACGAAAAGTTCTATGGATTTGGAGAGCAATTCTCTCATATGAACTTCAAAGGGAAACGGGTTCCTATTTTGGTTCAAGAACAGGGGATCGGAAGAGGCGATCAGCCCATCACTTTCGCAGCCAATCTGATCAGTTACAGGTCTGGGGGAGATTGGAGCACGACGTATGCTCCTTCCCCGTTCTACATTACATCAAAGATGCGATCTTTATACCTTGAAGGATACAATTATTCAGTTTTTGATCTGACAAGACACGACAGAGTACAGATACAGGTAGTAATATTATATCCATttggaaactaaatttagttcagagacttaatttttttgtttctacATATGGAAACCTATTCAGATGCACGGTAACTCGATTGAAGGAAGGATCTTGAACGGTGAATCACCATTGGAGCTGATTGAGAACTTCACAGAAGCCATAGGGAGGCCACCTCGCCTTCCTGCCTGGATTACTTCTGGGGCCATCGTCGGCATGCAGGGAGGAACGGAGTTGGTTCGACAGGCATGGAGTAAACTGCAGTTACACGAAATTCCCATTTCGGCTTTCTGGTTACAGGATTGGGTAGGGCAGAGGAAGACTGTGATTGGTTCTCAATTATGGTGGAATTGGGAAGTTGATATGGTAAGGTATGAAGGATGGCAGCGATTGATCGGAGATCTTAATGAACATGGTATCAAAATGATGACTTATTGTAACCCGTGTTTAGCTCAGGTAAACAGCTAACTAACCACCTAAGTGTTTTTTCATTAACATTTGCTTTGATTTGACTGAGGTTTTGATGCAGATGGATGATAAGCCGAATTGGAAAAGAAACCTATTTGAAGAAGCAAAGAGTTTGGATATTTTGGTGAAAGATGAGAATGGAGAATCCTACATGGTTCCCAATACAGCTTTTGATGTGGGCATGCTCGACTTGACACACCCGCAAACTTCTAGTTGGTTCAAGAAGATTCTACACGATATGGTGGATGAAGGCGTTCGAGGATGGATGGCTGATTTTGGGGAAGGCCTGCCCGTGGATGCCTGTCTCTATTCAGGTCCGTTCCATATTTTTTGTCTTCACACTCGGGGTTTATTCTCTGGAGGAGACTAGCACAGCAACACAACAGACTAACTAAGTTATTTATTGATCTTAGGTGAAGACCCGATATCCGCCCATAACAGGTACCCAGAACTATGGGCGAAAATTAACCGAGAATTTGTGGAGGAATGGAAA
It encodes the following:
- the LOC124924136 gene encoding sulfoquinovosidase-like, which codes for MANLMKITKKHHKHLNNPFPSAPSSLPFIQGTLKFNLQSLDNNPSNIQNYPIGNDFHLTCTTSSNNVGGGGGGGGYLSVSHRSHPSKILWSTVPGRAFINAAISETEVEESRGSFLVRDRKLHLVCDHQTIDDIMMIHDTSDDPNFLFGYSGIDHKNSRFPVLVITGKVFTLNKKNKKKQIQFSDEHEERKTSVSARYWLFFEQKGKNSNQLGFHVKLGKPDFRISTVSNFFPWKLKRMRRHGWWWNGKQRRSSSEESLNLMTNSKKKKKVWPEFNRVCLTYVSEKDEKFYGFGEQFSHMNFKGKRVPILVQEQGIGRGDQPITFAANLISYRSGGDWSTTYAPSPFYITSKMRSLYLEGYNYSVFDLTRHDRVQIQMHGNSIEGRILNGESPLELIENFTEAIGRPPRLPAWITSGAIVGMQGGTELVRQAWSKLQLHEIPISAFWLQDWVGQRKTVIGSQLWWNWEVDMVRYEGWQRLIGDLNEHGIKMMTYCNPCLAQMDDKPNWKRNLFEEAKSLDILVKDENGESYMVPNTAFDVGMLDLTHPQTSSWFKKILHDMVDEGVRGWMADFGEGLPVDACLYSGEDPISAHNRYPELWAKINREFVEEWKIENEGKDDDDGLVFFMRAGFTNSPRWGMLLWEGDQMVSWQANDGIKSAVVGLLSSGISGYAFNHSDIGGYCAVDLPFLKYRRSEELLLRWMELSAFTTVFRTHEGNRPGSNSQFYTNDKTISHFARFAKVYKAWEFYRAQLIEEAARKGLPVCRHLFLHYPNEERVQQLTYQQFLVGEEILVAPVLDKGKKRVKVYFPLDETCTWKHIWTGELYTKPGSEEWVEASLGYPAVFVKVDSYVGQTFLKNLTQFSLL